In Candidatus Bathyarchaeota archaeon, the following proteins share a genomic window:
- a CDS encoding DUF3786 domain-containing protein, producing the protein MALRLQFDSQQKQKLATLVKEASTIDSKLIEKAFGGTPYIKGAGFEALILGIKYLVKISNNSAEVFYEDPLGKMEDATKLIAYMINTLERVIAGKVASCKANLIKMGQLKGGESARLYEKRITTFIATELDNSNASGVEKAVKNMGGHLVNHPTATWSFEVSPLNGVRIIVAYWQGEEGIPSGASIFLGEEVKEVDISIEELMIIVEIAMNRFVQFYRKETGRKPKLYNSLYL; encoded by the coding sequence ATGGCGTTACGTCTGCAATTTGACTCCCAACAAAAACAGAAACTGGCAACTTTAGTTAAGGAAGCAAGTACAATAGATTCAAAACTTATTGAGAAAGCCTTTGGCGGAACCCCTTACATTAAAGGGGCTGGTTTTGAAGCGTTGATTTTAGGGATAAAATATCTCGTCAAAATCTCTAATAATAGCGCAGAAGTTTTCTACGAAGATCCTCTGGGAAAAATGGAAGATGCGACCAAGCTTATAGCATACATGATTAACACTTTAGAAAGGGTCATAGCTGGCAAAGTAGCCTCCTGCAAAGCTAACTTAATAAAAATGGGCCAGCTAAAGGGAGGAGAATCCGCCCGGCTTTACGAAAAGAGAATTACCACTTTTATAGCCACGGAGTTAGACAACTCAAACGCTTCAGGGGTTGAAAAAGCCGTCAAAAACATGGGAGGCCATTTGGTAAATCATCCAACAGCAACATGGAGCTTCGAAGTCTCCCCATTAAACGGCGTCAGGATAATCGTTGCTTACTGGCAGGGTGAGGAGGGCATACCATCAGGAGCATCAATTTTCCTCGGAGAGGAAGTCAAAGAAGTTGACATATCCATAGAAGAGCTCATGATAATTGTAGAAATAGCCATGAACCGGTTCGTCCAATTCTATAGAAAAGAAACAGGGAGAAAACCGAAACTCTACAACTCCCTATACCTCTAA
- the guaA gene encoding glutamine-hydrolyzing GMP synthase: MKCDAVLVLDFGGQYCHLIGRRIRENGVYSEIVPYNIKVEEIRCLSEKFNVKGLVLSGGPLSVFDSGGPKPDREVLELGLPVLGLCYGHQLLAYMAGGQVGPAKRKEYGATYVTVDKPVGVLKGLNKREKVWMSHGDTVFAVPDEYEVLAHTENCPVAAFRHKVKPIYGLQWHPEVAHTEKGMQMLRNFLFEVCRCEANWRMEDVIERMVEEVKAEVGEGKAIIALSGGIDSSVATVIAAKALGDRLTAVFVDHGFMRENEPEFVKNTFQDFKINLVIVNAKERFLKKLKGVVDPEAKRKIIGEEFIRVFEEQAEKTGAEYLIQGTIYPDRIESGFRKFSDKIKTHHNVAGLPTRLKFKKIVEPLRDLYKDEVRKVAALLGLPKEIVFRQPFPGPGLAVRIIGEITEEKVEIARKADKIVREEIEKTGLKEKLWQYFAVLTDTKATGVKGDARAYGYVVAIRAVESREAMTASFAKIPYRLLERISTKITNEIPQVTRVVYDITHKPPATIEWE, translated from the coding sequence TTGAAGTGCGATGCCGTGCTGGTTTTAGACTTCGGCGGTCAATATTGTCATCTTATAGGAAGACGCATAAGAGAGAACGGTGTTTACTCAGAGATAGTTCCTTACAACATAAAAGTTGAAGAAATCAGATGTCTAAGCGAAAAATTCAATGTCAAGGGCTTGGTTTTGTCAGGAGGACCATTAAGTGTCTTTGACAGTGGGGGGCCTAAACCAGACAGGGAAGTTTTGGAGTTAGGATTGCCTGTTTTAGGCTTGTGTTATGGGCACCAATTGTTAGCGTACATGGCTGGAGGACAAGTTGGGCCAGCTAAAAGAAAAGAATATGGCGCAACATATGTCACTGTTGACAAGCCGGTTGGAGTTTTAAAAGGCTTAAACAAAAGGGAAAAGGTTTGGATGAGTCATGGTGATACTGTCTTTGCGGTGCCCGATGAATATGAAGTGTTAGCGCATACCGAAAATTGCCCCGTCGCTGCTTTTAGGCATAAGGTAAAGCCAATTTATGGTTTGCAGTGGCATCCAGAAGTAGCGCATACGGAGAAAGGCATGCAAATGCTTCGTAACTTTCTCTTTGAAGTGTGTAGGTGTGAGGCTAACTGGAGGATGGAAGACGTTATAGAGCGGATGGTTGAAGAGGTTAAAGCTGAGGTTGGCGAAGGCAAGGCCATAATTGCCCTAAGCGGAGGCATAGACTCCAGCGTAGCTACAGTGATTGCTGCAAAAGCGTTGGGCGATAGGCTTACAGCGGTCTTTGTTGATCACGGTTTTATGAGGGAAAATGAACCGGAATTTGTCAAGAACACTTTTCAAGATTTTAAAATAAACCTAGTAATTGTGAATGCAAAGGAAAGGTTTCTAAAAAAGCTTAAGGGCGTGGTTGATCCGGAGGCTAAAAGGAAAATTATTGGTGAAGAGTTCATACGAGTTTTTGAAGAACAAGCCGAAAAAACTGGCGCAGAATATTTAATCCAAGGAACAATTTACCCCGATAGAATAGAATCTGGGTTTAGAAAGTTTTCAGACAAGATAAAAACTCATCATAACGTGGCAGGACTTCCAACGCGGTTAAAGTTTAAGAAGATCGTTGAACCCTTACGAGACTTGTATAAGGATGAGGTTAGGAAGGTTGCTGCCTTGCTTGGGCTTCCTAAAGAAATCGTCTTTAGACAGCCTTTTCCAGGTCCAGGCCTAGCCGTAAGGATTATAGGGGAAATAACTGAGGAGAAAGTTGAGATTGCACGTAAAGCAGACAAAATCGTAAGGGAAGAAATTGAAAAAACCGGATTAAAAGAGAAGTTGTGGCAATATTTCGCCGTTTTAACAGACACAAAGGCAACGGGTGTTAAAGGTGATGCGAGAGCCTATGGCTATGTTGTCGCTATAAGGGCTGTGGAGAGCCGTGAAGCCATGACAGCAAGCTTCGCGAAAATTCCCTATAGACTTCTAGAAAGAATCTCCACAAAAATAACCAATGAAATACCGCAAGTTACAAGAGTAGTCTATGACATAACCCACAAACCACCCGCAACTATAGAATGGGAATAA
- a CDS encoding Lrp/AsnC ligand binding domain-containing protein translates to MSSKKDLRKKALRAFVMVTMKPGTSEEIVRSRRIKGVKMANSVLGRFDAVIVIEAESLEELKKIIYEMVEQHPNVVHTETLISIFHPPQNAS, encoded by the coding sequence ATGTCTTCAAAGAAGGATCTACGCAAGAAAGCTTTAAGGGCCTTTGTAATGGTCACCATGAAGCCTGGTACATCCGAAGAGATTGTGCGGTCTAGGCGGATAAAGGGTGTTAAAATGGCTAATTCAGTTTTGGGAAGGTTTGACGCCGTAATCGTTATCGAAGCTGAAAGCCTCGAGGAACTTAAGAAAATAATTTATGAGATGGTGGAACAGCATCCAAATGTCGTTCATACAGAAACTCTAATATCCATTTTCCATCCGCCCCAAAACGCATCCTAG
- a CDS encoding Lrp/AsnC ligand binding domain-containing protein — MRAYIFIKTKPGTSEEVVKRIKNNVKEVVQADSIYGRFDAIVIIEAPKLEDINEIVYKVIEKDPNIIHTETSLALSS, encoded by the coding sequence ATGAGGGCTTACATATTTATAAAAACAAAACCGGGAACTTCAGAGGAAGTTGTCAAACGAATAAAAAACAACGTTAAGGAAGTTGTCCAAGCTGACTCAATCTACGGAAGATTCGACGCCATAGTAATCATAGAGGCACCGAAACTTGAAGACATAAACGAAATAGTATACAAGGTCATCGAAAAGGACCCAAACATAATCCACACGGAAACCTCACTAGCCTTATCAAGTTGA
- the glnA gene encoding type I glutamate--ammonia ligase, translating into MKRSEDVERALELLKAHKVRWVHSAFVDIRGLLQDMIVPAREYLEGDAFKSGLGFDGSSVRGFKSIDESDMTYMPDPKTLAILPWETNENQRSAIILGDVHEAYGGGPSEVCPRSYVAKRAVKAAEEIGFEVFMAPELEYFVFASIDPTKLVWDLWVSPKGGEGDSWGPPRVVPQSPEITPGNFVLRPKEAYYRPPPEDTTIQYRNEVSSILEDYFGFRIEKHHHEVATAGQIEIDFQYGPLVETADRAIYYKFVAKNVAKKYGLIATFMPKPVYLDNASGMHTHISLWKGGRNVMYDENDEYAEISQIGRYFIGGLLEHARALSAVCCPTVNSYKRLVPGFEAPIYIMWSRRNRSALVRIPVYYKGPEFAYQKRVEYRGVDPSCNPYLAFACLLAAGLDGVKKKIDPGDPVDEDVYKMSVERRRALGIKELPTTLRDALEEMKSDEVIHQTLGSHIFDAFIEYKMNDWNQYCLYVTPWEIMKYLDY; encoded by the coding sequence ATGAAAAGGAGCGAGGATGTCGAGAGAGCCTTGGAGCTTTTGAAAGCACATAAGGTACGTTGGGTTCATTCAGCTTTCGTTGACATACGAGGGCTTTTACAGGACATGATTGTGCCCGCAAGGGAGTATCTTGAAGGGGACGCCTTTAAGTCAGGTTTAGGGTTTGACGGTTCTTCTGTGAGAGGATTCAAATCCATAGATGAATCAGACATGACCTACATGCCTGACCCCAAAACCTTGGCCATACTGCCATGGGAAACTAACGAAAATCAGAGAAGCGCTATAATTTTGGGTGATGTACATGAAGCCTACGGCGGAGGCCCCTCAGAAGTGTGTCCAAGAAGCTATGTTGCAAAAAGAGCTGTGAAAGCTGCTGAAGAAATAGGCTTTGAAGTGTTCATGGCTCCTGAACTTGAATACTTTGTGTTCGCATCTATAGATCCGACGAAGCTTGTTTGGGATCTTTGGGTAAGCCCCAAAGGCGGTGAGGGCGATTCTTGGGGTCCTCCAAGAGTTGTGCCACAGTCTCCTGAAATAACACCTGGAAACTTTGTGCTAAGGCCGAAAGAAGCTTATTATAGGCCTCCCCCTGAAGACACAACAATACAGTACCGAAATGAAGTATCTTCAATTCTAGAGGATTATTTCGGCTTCAGAATTGAAAAGCATCATCATGAAGTGGCCACAGCTGGACAAATAGAGATAGACTTCCAATATGGACCTCTCGTTGAAACCGCTGACCGAGCCATATATTACAAGTTTGTAGCAAAAAACGTTGCCAAAAAATACGGTTTAATAGCCACCTTTATGCCGAAACCGGTTTACCTCGACAACGCTAGCGGAATGCATACGCATATATCCCTATGGAAAGGCGGAAGAAACGTGATGTACGATGAAAACGATGAATACGCAGAGATTAGCCAGATCGGCAGGTACTTCATCGGTGGGCTTCTGGAACATGCTAGAGCTCTGAGCGCCGTATGCTGTCCAACAGTTAACTCTTACAAGCGTCTGGTTCCAGGTTTTGAAGCGCCAATTTACATAATGTGGTCCCGTCGCAATAGGTCAGCGCTGGTGCGTATCCCGGTCTACTATAAAGGTCCAGAGTTCGCATACCAAAAGAGAGTGGAATATCGTGGTGTCGATCCCTCATGTAATCCATATCTAGCTTTCGCGTGTCTATTAGCCGCAGGACTCGATGGAGTAAAAAAGAAAATTGACCCGGGTGATCCTGTAGATGAAGACGTATATAAAATGTCTGTGGAGAGGCGGAGAGCCCTTGGAATAAAAGAACTGCCAACAACACTAAGAGATGCATTGGAGGAAATGAAAAGCGACGAAGTAATACATCAAACCTTAGGAAGCCATATATTCGATGCATTCATAGAATATAAAATGAACGACTGGAACCAGTACTGCCTCTATGTAACACCCTGGGAAATTATGAAATATTTAGACTATTAA
- a CDS encoding Lrp/AsnC family transcriptional regulator, producing the protein MTEQLDDLDFKILTLLQEDSRLSYNKIADKLGISVGTAYNRVKSLEEKGVLKRYTILVDPNKIGYNLTALILIQAEGKHLIDVENEIAKMGNIISVYDITGDFDIAVIARFRDRDGLNQFIKSLLSLPYVKRTVTNVVLNVVKEDFRLKIYNFV; encoded by the coding sequence ATGACCGAGCAACTGGATGATTTGGATTTTAAGATTCTTACTTTGTTACAGGAAGATTCAAGGCTTTCCTATAACAAAATTGCAGACAAGCTTGGAATATCAGTTGGCACAGCGTACAACCGAGTTAAAAGTCTAGAGGAAAAAGGGGTGTTAAAAAGATACACAATTCTAGTCGATCCAAACAAAATCGGTTATAACTTAACAGCGCTCATACTAATTCAAGCTGAGGGGAAACATCTTATAGACGTTGAAAATGAAATCGCAAAAATGGGCAACATAATATCTGTTTACGATATAACAGGAGATTTCGATATTGCCGTAATCGCAAGATTCAGGGATAGGGATGGTTTAAACCAGTTCATAAAAAGCTTGCTGAGCTTACCCTACGTGAAAAGAACAGTGACTAATGTAGTTTTAAACGTTGTTAAAGAAGACTTCAGACTGAAAATTTACAATTTCGTATGA
- a CDS encoding divalent-cation tolerance protein CutA, whose translation MKKQYIIMLVTASSKDEAEKIARKLLEERLIACANIVGLVHSLFWWQGKIDITQEYLILMKTRKDLFAKVAERVKALHSYQTPEIIALPIIEGSKDYLKWLDESLG comes from the coding sequence ATGAAAAAACAGTACATAATCATGCTTGTAACAGCATCCAGCAAGGACGAAGCCGAAAAAATCGCCCGGAAGCTGCTTGAGGAGCGGCTGATCGCGTGCGCCAACATAGTCGGCCTGGTGCATTCGCTTTTCTGGTGGCAAGGCAAAATCGACATAACCCAAGAATACTTGATTCTCATGAAGACTAGGAAGGATTTGTTTGCAAAGGTTGCTGAAAGGGTGAAAGCCCTCCACAGCTACCAAACCCCAGAAATAATCGCCCTGCCAATAATAGAAGGCTCAAAAGACTACTTGAAATGGCTAGACGAAAGCCTAGGGTAA
- a CDS encoding ATP-binding cassette domain-containing protein, translating into MIVCQNLHVTYRWRQEPVLKGVNGTFKGKSLILGPNGSGKTTLFRAICGLTNIKSGKILIDEKPIEEIYATKGVVSANFQDIYTLIDAKAFDLIRLYTDLAEGDPQLALKIIEDFGITPDFLKKRKLGELSSGQAKIFCTALALAMKARHVLLDEPFEELDPARKGRMVNYLNEYEGVVLINTHETWLLKNLQDWEAFLMFEGILYGPLTVKDLLNARISMAEEPGSLLRLSLSGKTVSIIKGKGKGKLLTSLENLDKMYEIAEGLKT; encoded by the coding sequence ATGATTGTTTGCCAAAATCTCCATGTGACCTACAGATGGCGCCAAGAACCAGTCCTAAAAGGAGTCAACGGAACTTTTAAGGGAAAATCCCTAATTTTGGGGCCGAACGGGTCGGGCAAAACCACCCTTTTTAGGGCTATATGCGGCTTAACCAACATAAAGTCCGGAAAAATCTTGATAGACGAAAAGCCCATCGAAGAAATTTACGCCACAAAAGGAGTTGTTTCAGCAAACTTCCAAGACATCTACACTCTTATAGATGCTAAAGCCTTCGACCTGATAAGACTGTACACAGACTTGGCCGAAGGAGACCCGCAGCTTGCCCTCAAAATAATAGAGGACTTCGGCATAACCCCCGATTTCCTTAAAAAGAGGAAGCTTGGGGAACTATCCTCTGGACAAGCAAAAATATTTTGCACAGCCCTTGCACTAGCAATGAAGGCTAGGCACGTTTTGCTCGACGAACCCTTCGAAGAGCTTGACCCAGCCCGCAAGGGGAGGATGGTTAACTACCTAAACGAGTATGAGGGTGTGGTTCTCATTAACACCCATGAAACATGGTTGCTGAAAAACCTGCAAGACTGGGAGGCCTTCCTAATGTTTGAAGGAATTCTCTATGGACCCCTAACAGTTAAGGACCTTTTAAATGCCAGAATATCCATGGCTGAAGAGCCCGGCTCTCTGCTCAGGCTTAGCCTTTCAGGAAAAACCGTAAGCATAATCAAGGGAAAAGGTAAGGGCAAGCTGCTAACCAGCCTCGAAAACCTAGACAAAATGTACGAGATAGCGGAGGGACTGAAGACTTGA
- a CDS encoding 6-phosphofructokinase has translation MKTIGVVTSGGDAPGMNAAIRAITRLAYASGFQVLGFERGWEGLIQNRFRRLDPRSVGGIIQLGGTILLTSRCPEFKTLEGVRKAAQNLAANKVDGLVVIGGDGSFRGAYELSRETDTLIVGVPATIDNDVYGTDETIGFDTAVNTAVAEIDKIRDTAISHERVFVVEVMGRKRGFLALAVGLTVGAEVILVPEVPLNMEEVYKTIRENAAKGKRSGIIVAAEGVGDTRKIAKDIEENTGAEVRLSIVGYAQRGGSPTARSRLLASLFAEEAVHLITQGVGNRVVGLQKGTITNIGLETSCKNQKPLNLRLLELAKTLAT, from the coding sequence ATGAAAACTATAGGCGTGGTTACAAGCGGCGGTGATGCGCCGGGTATGAATGCGGCTATAAGGGCGATTACGCGTTTAGCGTATGCCAGTGGCTTTCAGGTTTTGGGTTTTGAGCGGGGCTGGGAAGGATTGATACAGAACCGTTTTAGGCGTTTGGACCCGCGTTCTGTAGGCGGCATAATCCAGTTGGGCGGCACCATCCTTTTGACTTCCCGGTGTCCAGAGTTTAAAACGCTTGAAGGCGTTAGGAAAGCCGCTCAAAATTTGGCGGCTAATAAGGTGGATGGACTTGTGGTTATTGGCGGCGACGGCTCTTTCCGGGGCGCCTATGAGCTTAGCCGTGAAACAGACACGCTTATTGTTGGGGTGCCAGCCACCATAGACAACGACGTTTATGGCACAGACGAAACCATAGGGTTTGACACGGCTGTGAATACGGCGGTGGCGGAAATAGACAAAATCCGGGATACGGCGATATCCCATGAAAGAGTCTTCGTCGTGGAAGTCATGGGCAGAAAACGGGGCTTTCTGGCTTTGGCTGTAGGCTTAACCGTCGGCGCCGAAGTAATTCTCGTGCCAGAAGTGCCCCTAAACATGGAAGAAGTCTACAAAACCATAAGGGAGAACGCCGCCAAGGGAAAGCGATCCGGCATAATTGTGGCGGCTGAAGGCGTAGGCGACACAAGAAAAATAGCTAAAGACATAGAGGAAAACACCGGCGCAGAAGTCCGCCTAAGCATAGTAGGCTATGCGCAAAGAGGCGGAAGTCCAACAGCCAGAAGCCGCCTACTGGCAAGTCTATTCGCAGAAGAAGCCGTACACTTGATAACACAAGGAGTTGGAAACCGCGTGGTTGGACTGCAGAAAGGCACAATCACAAACATAGGCCTAGAAACATCATGCAAAAACCAAAAACCATTAAACCTAAGACTCTTAGAGCTAGCGAAAACACTAGCAACATAG
- a CDS encoding restriction endonuclease codes for MSNFCPNCGTKLGVPNPNFCPNCGTDLRKRRGEIPMQVNEYEEARVQATIHELGEKLEECVEKILASKGYHTQRRVRMKGISGAEKEIDIIATKGNKIIAVECKNWKNPVGVDEIEKFWAKLKDLGPQWHGIFVAYPGGFTEEAEKYADYYNIDRWDTDFLKEEFWAINMGRAEYVSVEKGIMIKNALPLKVNFLDASKIGLQNKEKIKAYGMLSYHPYYVIAYSYFAKVKDPTKKVHTFRDSGKVLIDGLDGTVLNPAPIKGVQTITKALKTVVSKEEREESKRNKKLMEELENSVSIKEYEVRAGESYKVRVLQPSISYRSINKSALEYIVQKNTEVIRYTPKTSGDDFFPEVKTKTYVPKVKNINIKGRTLVFVPRWDITFEAPNNKIYSREVLAFSGTVLEDTLKYCPKHIGLLKKETFAICEVCGLALCDAHVFQCAICGKWLCEDDGVRCEGCERIYCKDHNLSTCTVCGSVICEDCKLICPICGKTYSKKHAQVCNNCGKSVCPDCTTKVGLIRKKIFCKKCQPE; via the coding sequence GTGTCTAACTTTTGCCCAAACTGTGGCACAAAACTTGGAGTTCCAAATCCGAATTTTTGTCCTAATTGTGGCACAGACCTTAGAAAGCGTCGGGGAGAAATCCCTATGCAAGTGAACGAGTATGAAGAAGCAAGAGTGCAAGCTACGATTCATGAACTTGGTGAAAAACTCGAAGAGTGCGTAGAAAAAATACTGGCGAGCAAGGGATACCATACTCAACGTAGAGTGCGAATGAAAGGTATCAGCGGTGCGGAAAAGGAAATTGATATTATTGCAACCAAAGGCAATAAGATAATTGCGGTTGAATGCAAAAACTGGAAGAATCCCGTGGGTGTAGATGAAATTGAAAAGTTTTGGGCAAAACTTAAAGATTTAGGACCGCAGTGGCACGGGATTTTCGTAGCTTATCCCGGTGGATTCACTGAAGAGGCAGAAAAATATGCGGACTATTATAACATCGATAGGTGGGATACAGATTTCCTTAAAGAAGAATTTTGGGCTATCAACATGGGTAGAGCAGAATATGTCAGTGTTGAAAAAGGCATCATGATTAAAAACGCACTTCCTTTAAAGGTCAACTTTTTAGACGCTTCTAAAATAGGGTTGCAAAACAAAGAGAAAATTAAAGCCTATGGGATGTTGTCTTATCATCCTTATTATGTCATTGCTTACTCCTACTTCGCTAAGGTTAAGGATCCAACAAAAAAGGTTCACACATTTAGGGATTCGGGTAAAGTTTTAATTGATGGTTTAGATGGTACTGTTCTGAATCCTGCTCCTATTAAAGGCGTTCAAACGATTACAAAGGCTTTAAAGACTGTTGTATCAAAAGAAGAACGTGAAGAAAGCAAGCGGAATAAAAAACTGATGGAGGAATTGGAGAACAGCGTCTCTATTAAGGAATACGAGGTGAGAGCTGGAGAAAGCTACAAAGTGAGAGTTTTGCAACCCTCTATTAGTTATCGCTCAATTAACAAGTCAGCATTAGAATACATAGTCCAGAAAAACACAGAGGTCATTCGATATACACCAAAGACAAGTGGAGATGACTTTTTCCCAGAAGTAAAAACGAAAACATATGTTCCCAAAGTTAAAAACATCAACATAAAAGGTAGAACTCTAGTTTTCGTCCCACGATGGGACATTACTTTCGAGGCGCCAAATAATAAGATATACTCTAGAGAAGTACTTGCGTTTTCTGGAACAGTTTTAGAGGATACATTAAAATACTGTCCAAAACACATAGGTCTTCTTAAAAAAGAAACATTTGCCATTTGCGAGGTTTGCGGGTTAGCACTGTGTGATGCCCACGTGTTTCAGTGTGCAATTTGCGGGAAGTGGCTATGCGAAGATGATGGCGTTCGATGTGAAGGTTGTGAAAGAATTTATTGTAAAGACCACAATTTGTCAACATGTACCGTTTGCGGTTCGGTCATCTGTGAGGATTGCAAGCTAATATGTCCCATTTGTGGAAAAACTTACAGTAAAAAACATGCACAAGTTTGCAATAACTGCGGGAAGTCTGTCTGCCCCGACTGTACAACAAAGGTTGGATTAATAAGGAAAAAGATATTCTGCAAGAAATGCCAGCCCGAATAA
- a CDS encoding 6-phosphofructokinase: MRVGVLSGGGDAPGINAVIRAVVRRGIQIYNDEILGIKDGWRGLLEGSFTPLDLNAVAGILYRGGSILGTSRTNPFKREKGPEQMMENAQKAGLDAVIAIGGDDTLSVAHKMADYGLKCVGVPKTIDNDLVGTDYTFGFHTAVSIATEALDRLHSTAEAHNRVIVLEVMGRYTGHIALYAGLAGGADAILIPEKPFDIEEVCEHIRSRQRRGRNFSLIVVAEGAKPKGGKEIVYSERIDEFGHISLGGVGYYLAKEIEQRTGIETRVVVLGHLQRGGSPTAFDRILATRFGVAAIDYAHEGKFGYMPALQGKRIVPVPLKDVVGKRKTVDLELYNIATTFFG, encoded by the coding sequence ATGAGGGTTGGTGTTTTAAGCGGAGGGGGAGACGCTCCGGGCATAAACGCCGTTATAAGAGCCGTTGTAAGGCGTGGAATTCAAATTTATAACGATGAGATATTAGGTATAAAAGACGGGTGGCGCGGCCTTCTAGAGGGAAGCTTTACACCATTAGACTTGAACGCAGTTGCTGGGATTCTCTACCGTGGAGGCTCCATCCTTGGCACTTCAAGAACAAATCCTTTCAAGCGGGAGAAGGGTCCGGAGCAGATGATGGAAAACGCCCAGAAGGCTGGTTTGGACGCGGTTATCGCCATAGGCGGAGACGACACTTTAAGCGTTGCCCACAAGATGGCGGATTACGGACTCAAATGTGTAGGCGTTCCTAAAACAATCGACAATGACCTAGTCGGAACAGACTACACTTTTGGGTTTCACACGGCTGTTTCCATAGCCACGGAAGCCCTTGACCGACTGCATAGCACGGCTGAAGCCCACAACCGCGTCATAGTCCTAGAAGTCATGGGCCGCTATACGGGGCATATCGCCCTATACGCGGGGCTTGCTGGCGGAGCCGACGCCATACTAATTCCAGAAAAGCCCTTTGATATAGAAGAGGTCTGCGAGCACATCCGAAGCCGACAGCGGCGGGGCAGAAACTTCAGCCTCATCGTGGTGGCGGAAGGCGCTAAACCAAAAGGCGGCAAAGAAATCGTTTACAGCGAACGCATAGACGAGTTCGGCCACATAAGCCTAGGCGGAGTCGGCTACTATTTGGCTAAGGAGATAGAACAGCGCACAGGCATAGAAACCCGCGTGGTCGTGCTGGGCCACTTGCAGCGGGGCGGTTCGCCAACAGCCTTCGACCGCATACTAGCCACCCGCTTCGGCGTAGCAGCCATAGACTACGCCCACGAAGGAAAGTTTGGCTACATGCCAGCCCTCCAAGGAAAACGCATTGTGCCAGTGCCGCTTAAAGACGTGGTGGGCAAAAGAAAAACAGTAGACCTAGAACTCTACAACATAGCCACCACATTCTTCGGCTAA
- the fba gene encoding class II fructose-1,6-bisphosphate aldolase gives MLVTNKELLLAARREAYAVGAFNIQNLESLLAVVEAAVEERSPVIVAVTPSAIKYGGLRYLAMLVKIAAENASVPMSLHLDHGEDVETVCKCLEAGFTSVMIDGSHLPFEDNVALTRRVVEIAHARGVSVEGELGRLAGVEEKTVEERKAVLTDPSEAEEFVKRTGVDALAVSIGTSHGAYKFKGEPQLDFERLRLIRERIDVPLVLHGASSVPQWIIEKAARYGAELAGAKGIPEDHIRRAIALGINKINIDTDLRLAFTATVREVLANSPKEFDPRKILGPAKEAMKEVVKAKIRLFGSSGRA, from the coding sequence ATGCTTGTTACAAATAAGGAATTGCTGTTAGCCGCTAGAAGGGAGGCTTACGCGGTAGGCGCCTTCAACATTCAAAACCTTGAGAGCCTACTTGCTGTTGTAGAGGCTGCTGTTGAAGAGCGGTCACCGGTTATTGTGGCTGTTACTCCAAGTGCAATAAAATATGGTGGGCTAAGATATTTAGCAATGCTTGTTAAAATTGCAGCTGAGAACGCGTCGGTGCCCATGTCGCTTCACTTGGACCACGGTGAAGACGTTGAAACCGTCTGTAAGTGTCTGGAGGCCGGTTTCACTTCGGTCATGATTGACGGTTCACATTTGCCCTTTGAGGATAACGTTGCCTTAACAAGACGTGTGGTTGAAATTGCCCACGCGCGGGGAGTTTCGGTTGAAGGTGAGCTTGGAAGACTTGCGGGTGTCGAGGAAAAGACCGTTGAAGAGCGGAAGGCTGTTCTAACAGATCCAAGTGAGGCGGAGGAGTTTGTTAAGCGTACAGGCGTGGATGCTTTGGCAGTTTCTATAGGAACCTCTCATGGCGCCTACAAGTTTAAGGGCGAACCCCAACTGGACTTTGAAAGGCTTAGGCTTATCCGTGAAAGAATTGATGTGCCGCTGGTGTTGCATGGGGCCTCCAGCGTTCCCCAATGGATAATAGAAAAAGCAGCAAGGTATGGGGCAGAGTTAGCTGGAGCTAAGGGCATTCCGGAGGATCACATTAGAAGGGCGATTGCGCTTGGCATAAATAAGATAAACATTGATACAGACTTGCGGTTGGCTTTTACTGCCACAGTCCGCGAGGTTTTGGCAAACTCGCCAAAAGAGTTCGACCCCAGAAAAATCCTTGGGCCGGCGAAGGAAGCCATGAAAGAGGTGGTTAAGGCTAAAATCCGTTTGTTTGGGAGTTCCGGAAGGGCGTAG